The Nakamurella antarctica genomic interval CGCAGAGCTCCATGACTACGACCATCACGAATCACTCGAAGTGTCGGCAGTTCCGGCTGGCGAAGGAATGGGAGCCAAGGCATGACAACCTCAATGGCGAAAACACCAGCGTCTGAGGATCCGCCCGTGGACACCCGCGACGTCATTTACGAAGTCGATGATGTGACACTGCGCTTCGGTGGTGTCACCAGCCTTAACCACGTCTCATTGAAGATGTACCGGGGTGAAATCCTCGCCATCATCGGGCCAAACGGGGCAGGCAAGACCTCCCTTTTCAACTCGTTGACCGGTGTTTACACGCCTCAAGAAGGCAGCATTATGCTGGCAGCGCGCGTCGGTGATCAGCCCGTTAGCGTCCTAGGCCAGAAAACACACATCATTAACCGGCTGGGTGTGGCGCGTACCTTCCAAAACATCCGGCTATTTCCAGCGCTCACCGCGTTGGAGAACATTCAAGTCGGTATCGAAACCCGCCAAAAGGCCGGTCCGGTGTCCAACATGCTCGGCCTTCCGTGGGCGCGGCGCGAACAGCGGGAGAGCGTCAAACGGGCATACGAACTTCTGCGCGAGGTGGGTCTTACGCAGCGTGCCAACGACTTGGCGGGTTCGCTCGCTTACGGGGAGCAGCGCCGCTTGGAAATTGCGCGTGCCCTGGGAACCAGTCCCGGCGTTATCCTGCTCGACGAACCAGCGGCTGGCACTAACCCGGTGGAGAAGCAGGAATTGGCCGACCTCATCCAGCGGATCAACCGTGAAGATGGTGTGTCCGTGCTGTTGATCG includes:
- a CDS encoding ABC transporter ATP-binding protein codes for the protein MTTSMAKTPASEDPPVDTRDVIYEVDDVTLRFGGVTSLNHVSLKMYRGEILAIIGPNGAGKTSLFNSLTGVYTPQEGSIMLAARVGDQPVSVLGQKTHIINRLGVARTFQNIRLFPALTALENIQVGIETRQKAGPVSNMLGLPWARREQRESVKRAYELLREVGLTQRANDLAGSLAYGEQRRLEIARALGTSPGVILLDEPAAGTNPVEKQELADLIQRINREDGVSVLLIEHDMKLVMSIAHRLVVLNFGQKIAEGSPENIQKNPDVIAAYLGSEDDETAEGEI